In a single window of the Gossypium hirsutum isolate 1008001.06 chromosome D02, Gossypium_hirsutum_v2.1, whole genome shotgun sequence genome:
- the LOC107941956 gene encoding uncharacterized protein, producing MEESKNYGHHHPLLLLDEEQLINNQSGVADCSKWGRKCLLHVLAVRSIVGFTFTRYVPPHLNLEINHPFHRDHPLVLMQKPPYSFGTYICDFCDKTCEKFFYHCPDLDFHIKCALFTFNIAENNLKELEHFVCQDPLVSTKNDDEELEEVRKCFGCWEPLANYTHISPYCGFNLHKKCAELPLELSNICHCQHPLVLQFNSERLSCKICKVTQKRGFVYGCSSCKLVFHIECLSPPLDLAIEDESHQHTFTRLLRRVPYICDACGIEGIYNAYICCTCNIMVHKRCTSLPRIIKSKWHDHCIFHKYFLRNDFKSSSCTICHDEVNPKHGSYSCSYCNIKFHLRCVTEEKSLYSVVSLENEYEISNGGLEILSDKSVESATCVFEKNDAGEATKIKHFKYLHDLKLSPFVGGYENNCDGCMLPISEPFYYCLECVFFLHKVCAELPKVKHVWHHPCQQPLSLISNKAFCCGMCWHVSNAFAYECCKCETKICLRCMIAFTPGARTFLKHEHPLFFYRDYKGRCNACSLPTWAAFCCKDCNFVLHRGCFSLPITAHHKCDVHLFSLTDHDNNSYSENHYCDICEESRDPNFWFYHCAACDTSAHVGCVLGQYSLFKLGSIYEDKDYPHPLTIVKKIYHYPKCDKCGKLCEDLALECSKFDCKYIIHWNCATSRSLQRWWEWLL from the coding sequence ATGGAAGAGTCAAAGAATTATGGGCACCACCATCCATTGTTACTGTTGGATGAAGAGCAGCTGATCAACAATCAAAGTGGAGTGGCTGACTGCTCCAAGTGGGGGAGAAAGTGTCTGCTCCATGTTTTAGCTGTGCGGAGTATTGTGGGTTTTACCTTCACAAGGTATGTGCCGCCGCACCTTAATTTGGAGATTAATCACCCTTTCCATCGTGATCATCCTCTTGTTCTTATGCAAAAGCCACCCTATTCATTTGGAACGTACATTTGCGATTTCTGTGATAAAACATGTGAAAAGTTCTTTTATCATTGCCCTGACTTGGACTTTCACATTAAATGTGCTTTGTTTACGTTTAATATTGCTGAAAATAACTTGAAGGAGCTTGAGCACTTCGTCTGTCAAGATCCATTGGTTTCCACTAAAAATGATGATGAAGAACTTGAAGAAGTTCGTAAGTGCTTTGGGTGTTGGGAGCCATTAGCAAATTATACACACATTTCTCCTTATTGTGGATTTAATTTGCATAAGAAATGTGCTGAGCTTCCTCTCGAGTTGAGTAATATATGCCATTGCCAACATCcccttgttttacaatttaatagTGAACGACTTTCTTGCAAGATATGTAAAGTAACCCAGAAAAGAGGATTTGTTTATGGTTGTTCGTCTTGTAAGCTTGTATTTCACATAGAATGTTTATCACCACCTCTTGATCTTGCCATTGAAGACGAAAGCCATCAACACACATTCACAAGACTTTTGAGACGAGTGCCATACATTTGCGATGCATGTGGTATCGAAGGAATTTACAATGCCTACATATGTTGTACATGCAACATTATGGTCCATAAAAGGTGCACTTCATTGCCTCGTATCATCAAAAGCAAGTGGCATGATCATTGCATTTTTCACAAATATTTCCTTCGAAatgattttaaaagttcaagttGCACTATTTGTCATGATGAGGTCAATCCAAAGCACGGGAGTTATTCTTGTTCATATTGCAATATTAAATTCCATCTACGTTGCGTTACAGAAGAAAAAAGTTTATATTCTGTAGTTTCACTTGAAAATGAATATGAGATATCAAATGGAGGTTTGGAAATTTTGTCGGATAAATCCGTTGAGTCCGCCACTTGTGTATTTGAGAAGAACGATGCCGGGGAAGctacaaaaataaaacatttcaagTATCTACATGATCTAAAGTTAAGTCCCTTCGTTGGAGGGTATGAAAACAATTGTGACGGTTGTATGTTACCAATCTCGGAGCCATTTTACTATTGTTTAGAATGTGTGTTTTTTCTTCATAAAGTTTGTGCTGAGTTACCTAAGGTGAAGCATGTTTGGCATCATCCTTGCCAGCAACCTCTCAGCCTTATTTCAAACAAAGCTTTTTGTTGTGGAATGTGTTGGCACGTGTCTAATGCCTTTGCTTATGAATGCTGTAAATGTGAGACAAAGATATGTCTCCGATGTATGATTGCTTTTACACCTGGTGCTCGAACATTTTTGAAACATGAACACCCTCTCTTTTTCTATAGAGACTACAAAGGCCGGTGCAATGCTTGTAGTCTTCCTACATGGGCGGCATTTTGTTGTAAGGATTGCAATTTTGTGCTACATCGTGGATGTTTTTCACTTCCAATTACAGCTCATCATAAATGCGATGTTCATCTTTTTTCACTTACTGATCATGATAATAACAGTTATTCAGAAAATCATTATTGCGATATCTGTGAAGAAAGTCGAGATCCAAACTTTTGGTTTTATCATTGTGCGGCATGTGATACTTCTGCTCATGTTGGTTGTGTTCTTGGACAATATTCATTATTCAAACTAGGAAGCATCTATGAAGATAAGGATTATCCACACCCGCTCACCATTGTGAAGAAGATTTATCACTACCCTAAATGTGATAAATGTGGCAAGCTTTGTGAAGATTTGGCTCTTGAATGCTCAAAGTTTGATTGCAAATATATTATCCACTGGAATTGTGCAACATCCCGTTCTCTACAACGTTGGTGGGAATGGTTGCTATAG
- the LOC107941962 gene encoding nucleoporin AMO1-like, translating into MTTFQPATNQNEVAPQPPSASSKTVTNFDFGNSFSANAYSAPNGANSQFLPQEMSTQNRGTAYSQTTQPGIYGQQAQSSANMYSQPTQPSANPYGQPAQPGANAYDQLGQPSSNAYSQSVQPSVNPYSQPPQPGANPYSQPARFNSGNLSRQGSLVPVSSQGAHQITNSPAVQNNNDFLSGLISEPGSKPAQTVTPTSMGALAIVPQPSKG; encoded by the coding sequence ATGACTACTTTCCAGCCTGCTACAAACCAAAATGAAGTAGCTCCTCAGCCACCTTCTGCAAGTTCCAAGACAGTCACAAATTTTGACTTTGGGAACTCATTCTCTGCAAATGCTTATTCTGCACCCAATGGCGCAAACTCCCAGTTTCTTCCTCAAGAAATGTCAACTCAAAATCGGGGAACTGCTTATAGCCAAACAACACAGCCAGGTATCTATGGTCAACAGGCACAATCAAGTGCTAATATGTACAGCCAACCGACACAGCCAAGTGCTAATCCATATGGCCAACCTGCACAGCCTGGTGCTAACGCATATGACCAACTTGGACAACCTAGTTCTAATGCATATAGCCAATCTGTGCAGCCGAGTGTTAATCCTTATAGCCAACCGCCACAGCCAGGTGCTAATCCCTACAGCCAACCTGCACGGTTTAACTCTGGGAACCTATCACGGCAGGGTTCTCTTGTTCCAGTTTCTTCACAGGGTGCTCACCAGATCACAAATTCACCCGCTGTACAAAATAATAATGATTTCCTAAGTGGCTTAATTTCAGAACCAGGGTCAAAGCCAGCACAGACGGTCACTCCCACATCAATGGGAGCACTTGCTATAGTTCCACAACCCTCAAAAGGATAA
- the LOC107941961 gene encoding uncharacterized protein, whose protein sequence is MEESNNYGHQHPLLLMLNQDQLIHNQSGVTDCSRCGEKVSAPCFCCAEHCGFYLHKVCAEAPLELNHPFHPHHPLLLMQNAPYSSRRYICNFCDKGGNEFVYHCSCHFDFHIKCALFTFNIAENNLKELEHVALQHPLISTENGHEELEDENGDEELEDVREYFGCWEPLAKYTHFSPACGFNLHEKCAKLPFKLNHVCHRKHPLALQFNSERLSCKICGETNRKAVGFVYGCFPCKFVVHIECASQSPLQVIKSTNHEHTFTLVFRQVPFTCDIEGNHVAHRCGTCNIIIHKNCISWPRIIKSKWHDHRLLHTYFHHIEDFGVLNCMICHDEVNTEYGSYYCSKCNAIFHVHCVTEDERSYSIVSPEDEDEMPYESSITVLESNDAGEATKIEHFLHIHNLMLSPVVGKNENGCDGCLLPISGPFYSCSFCDFFLHKACAELPKMKDVWHHLCQKPLALISDRVFRCRECLNVCNAFAYECCGCKAKKCLQCVLALTPGAQICLKHEHPLFYYRDYNGKCNACGYTTRAAFRCKIMMITII, encoded by the exons ATGGAGGAGTCTAACAATTACGGCCACCAACATCCCCTGCTTCTTATGTTGAATCAAGACCAGCTGATCCATAATCAAAGTGGTGTAACTGATTGCTCCAGGTGTGGGGAGAAGGTGTCTGCTCCATGTTTTTGCTGTGCGGAGCACTGCGGGTTTTATCTTCACAAGGTATGTGCCGAGGCACCTTTGGAGCTTAATCATCCTTTTCATCCTCATCATCCTCTTCTTCTTATGCAAAATGCACCTTATTCATCTAGACGGTACATTTGCAATTTTTGCGATAAAGGCGGAAATGAGTTTGTTTATCACTGCTCTTGCCATTTTGACTTTCATATTAAATGTGCtttgtttacatttaatattgcTGAGAATAATTTGAAAGAGCTTGAGCATGTTGCCCTTCAACATCCTTTGATTTCCACTGAAAATGGTCATGAAGAACTTGAAGATGAAAATGGTGATGAAGAACTTGAAGATGTTAGAGAGTACTTTGGATGCTGGGAACCATTAGCAAAGTATACACACTTCTCTCCTGCCTGTGGATTTAATTTACATGAGAAATGCGCTAAGCTTCCTTTCAAACTGAATCATGTGTGTCATCGCAAGCATCCTCTTGCTCTACAATTTAATAGCGAACGGCTCTCTTGCAAGATATGTGGAGAAACCAATCGGAAGGCTGTAGGATTTGTTTATGGTTGCTTTCCTTGTAAGTTTGTTGTTCACATTGAATGCGCATCACAATCACCATTACAAGTTATTAAGAGTACAAATCATGAACATACATTTACCTTGGTTTTTAGACAAGTTCCATTCACTTGTGATATCGAAGGAAATCATGTTGCCCATAGATGTGGTACGTGTAACATTATAATCCATAAAAATTGCATTTCATGGCCTCGCATTATCAAAAGTAAGTGGCATGACCATCGCCTTCTTCACACATATTTCCATCACATAGAAGATTTTGGAGTTTTGAATTgcatgatatgccatgatgaaGTCAATACAGAGTATGGTAGTTACTATTGTTCAAAGTGCAATGCTATATTCCATGTGCATTGTGTGACAGAGGATGAACGCTCATATTCAATAGTTTCACCAGAAGATGAAGATGAGATGCCCTATGAAAGTTCCATCACTGTTTTAGAGAGCAACGATGCTGGAGAAGCTACAAAAATAGAACATTTCTTGCATATACATAATCTAATGTTAAGTCCCGTTGTTGGAAAGAATGAGAATGGTTGTGACGGATGTTTGTTGCCAATCTCGGGACCATTTTACTCTTGTTCATTTTGTGATTTCTTCCTTCATAAAGCGTGTGCTGAATTACCTAAGATGAAGGATGTTTGGCATCATTTGTGCCAAAAACCTCTTGCCCTTATTTCGGACAGGGTTTTTAGGTGTCGAGAATGTCTGAATGTGTGTAATGCCTTTGCTTATGAATGTTGTGGATGTAAAGCAAAAAAATGCCTCCAATGTGTGCTTGCTCTTACTCCTGGTGCTCAAATATGTTTGAAACATGAACACCCCCTCTTTTACTACAGAGACTACAATGGGAAGTGCAATGCTTGTGGTTATACTACAAGGGCAGCATTTCGTTGTAAG ATTATGATGATAACAATTATTTAG
- the LOC121202931 gene encoding uncharacterized protein, protein MEESNNYGHQHPLLLILNQDQLIRNQSGVTHCSRCGEEVSVPCFCCVEHCGFYLHKACADAPLELNHPFHPHHPLVLLQNPPYSSHLRCVCDFCDKTCKKFIYHCSCGLDFHIKCALFTFNIAENNLKELDHFALQLPLISTSNGDEELEDVSKCFGCWEPLAKYAHFSPDCRFNLHEKCAKLPFKLNHKCHHKHPLTLQFNSERLSCKICQVTRRRGFVYGCSPCKFVVHIECVSESLDLIVEDKSHEHPFTLFTRRSSFICDACGTEGSCASYICCTCNIMVHKKCTSLPRIIKSKWHDHRLFHKYFLSIEDFRVLDCIMCHDEVNTEHGSYYCSKCTVIFHVKCVMKDKDSYEIVENEDEKSTDESVSSITKVLERNDAGEATVIEHFKHNHYLILSDRVGEYDDKCCGGCLLPIVASFYYCTQCDFFLHKVCVELPKVKHVWHHRCRPPLVLISNEVFECVQCLWLSNAFAYKCEECETRTCFRCIIALTPGARTCLGHKHPLLFYSKYIGRCVACGKDGIKGLFRCKDCDFSLDHKCFSLPITFQYKNDQHLLSLTYGDDNSYSESHFCDVCEESRDPNLWFYNCATCDISAHINCVLSEYPFLKLGSIFKLREDVHEHPLTVVKKIYYYPNCGKCGKPCFDLAFECTACNFIIHKKCASLPRIIRSKWHDHRLFLQYFLRIEDFRVLDCIICHDEVNTEHSSYYCSKCPVIFHMECVMKYKDSYAIVENEDEESPDESVSSITKVLERNDA, encoded by the coding sequence ATGGAGGAGTCTAACAATTATGGCCACCAACATCCCCTGCTTCTTATCTTGAATCAAGACCAGCTGATCCGCAATCAAAGTGGTGTAACTCATTGCTCCAGGTGCGGGGAGGAGGTGTCTGTTCCATGTTTTTGCTGTGTGGAGCACTGTGGGTTTTATCTTCACAAGGCATGTGCCGACGCACCTTTGGAGCTTAATCATCCTTTTCATCCTCATCATCCTCTTGTTCTTCTGCAAAACCCACCTTATTCTTCTCACTTAAGGTGTGTTTGCGATTTCTGTGATAAAACATGTAAGAAGTTCATTTATCACTGCTCTTGCGGATTGGACTTTCATATTAAATGTGCtttgtttacatttaatattgcTGAGAATAATTTGAAAGAgcttgaccattttgcccttcaacTTCCTTTGATTTCCACTAGCAATGGTGATGAAGAACTTGAAGATGTTAGTAAGTGCTTTGGATGTTGGGAACCATTAGCAAAGTATGCACACTTTTCTCCTGACTGTAGATTTAATTTACATGAAAAATGCGCTAAGCTTCCTTTCAAACTAAATCATAAGTGCCATCACAAGCATCCTCTTACTCTACAATTTAATAGCGAACGACTCTCTTGCAAGATATGCCAAGTAACAAGGCGAAGAGGATTTGTTTATGGTTGTTCTCCGTGTAAGTTTGTTGTTCACATTGAATGTGTATCAGAATCTTTAGATCTTATTGTTGAAGATAAAAGCCATGAACATCCTTTCACTTTGTTTACAAGGAGATCATCATTCATTTGTGATGCATGTGGTACTGAAGGAAGTTGCGCTTCCTACATATGTTGTACATGTAACATTATGGTCCATAAAAAGTGCACTTCATTGCCACGCATCATCAAAAGCAAGTGGCATGATCATCGCCTTTTTCACAAATATTTCCTTAGCATAGAAGATTTTAGAGTTTTGGATTGCATAATGTGCCATGATGAAGTCAATACAGAGCATGGTAGTTACTATTGTTCAAAGTGCACTGTTATATTCCATGTGAAGTGTGTGATGAAGGATAAAGATTCATATGAAATAGTagaaaatgaagatgagaaaTCAACTGATGAGTCTGTCAGCTCCATAACCAAGGTTCTTGAAAGGAATGATGCTGGAGAAGCCACAGTAATAGAACATTTCAAGCATAATCATTACTTAATATTAAGTGACAGAGTAGGCGAGTATGATGATAAATGTTGTGGTGGGTGCTTGTTACCGATCGTGGCTTCATTTTACTACTGTACACAGTGTGATTTCTTTCTCCATAAAGTTTGTGTTGAGTTACCAAAGGTAAAGCATGTTTGGCATCATCGTTGCCGACCACcattagtccttatttcaaatgAAGTATTTGAGTGTGTACAATGTCTTTGGTTGTCTAATGCTTTTGCCTATAAATGTGAAGAATGTGAGACACGTACATGCTTTCGATGTATAATTGCTCTTACACCTGGTGCTCGCACATGTCTAGGACATAAACACCCTCTTCTTTTCTACTCCAAATATATAGGGCGATGTGTTGCTTGTGGTAAAGATGGTATCAAAGGGTTGTTCCGTTGTAAGGATTGCGATTTCTCTTTGGATCATAAATGCTTTTCGTTGCCTATTACATTCCAATACAAAAATGATCAACATCTTCTTTCACTCACTTATGGTGATGATAACAGTTATTCAGAAAGCcatttttgtgatgtatgtgaaGAAAGTCGAGATCCAAATCTTTGGTTTTACAATTGTGCAACATGTGATATTTCTGCTCATATCAATTGTGTTCTTAGTGAATATCCATTCCTCAAACTTGGGAGTATCTTTAAACTACGTGAGGATGTTCATGAGCACCCTCTCACTGTTGTTAAGAAGATTTATTACTATCCGAACTGCGGTAAGTGTGGTAAGCCCTGTTTCGATTTGGCTTTTGAATGTACTGCGTGCAACTTCATTATCCATAAAAAGTGCGCTTCATTGCCACGCATCATCAGAAGCAAGTGGCATGATCATCGCCTTTTTCTCCAATATTTCCTTCGCATAGAAGATTTTAGAGTTTTGGATTGCATAATATGCCATGATGAAGTCAATACAGAGCATAGTAGTTACTATTGTTCAAAGTGCCCTGTTATATTTCACATGGAGTGTGTAATGAAGTATAAAGATTCATATGCAATAGTAGAAAATGAAGATGAGGAATCTCCTGATGAGTCTGTCAGCTCCATAACCAAGGTTCTTGAAAGGAATGATGCTTGA